CAGTCAAGGAGTAACTCCCCAAGTCTTGGAATCCATTTATTTTTAACTGTATGGAAAACTTTTAGATATCAAGAGGATTGTTTGAGGCTCAGATGGGCATGGGGCTTTCAGTTCCCTCGAGCTCGTCTAATATCCTGTCCACTGAAAATACATTACTGGCAAAGGAGGAAAGCCAAAAAGTTTGAGGGAAGCAGTtcaggtctgcttgaaacatagcTACTTGCCTTGATTGACAGTCACAGACAGCACCAGGGTGGAAAACATAATAAACATTCAGGGCCTGTTTTATTTCAGAGCTATGTTTTAGTGATGCAAAGAAAGTAGGGAAATTGACATTCCTTGAAAGGTAGCAGGAATTAGGAGACAAAGCAAgaaaaaatacagtgccttgcaaaagtattcatcccccttggcgtttttcctattttgttgcattacaacctgtaatttgaatggatttttatttggattttatgtaatggacatacacaaaatagtccaaatcggtgaagtgaaatgaaaaaaattacttgtttcagaaaattcaaaaaaaataaactgaaagtgATGCGTGCATCTGTATTTACCCCCTTTGCTTTGAAGCCACTAAATaaaatctggtgcaaccaattaccttcagaagtcacataattaattaaataaagtccacctgtgtgcaatctaaatgtcacatgatctgtcacatgatctcagtatatatacatctgttctgaaaggccccagagtctgcaacaccactaagcaaggggctccaccaagcaagcggcaccatgaagaccaagcagcgctccaaacaggtcagggacaaagttgtggagaagtacagatcagggttgggttataaaaaataggagattcaccttccagcgggacaatgaccctaagcatactgctaaagcaacactcgagtggtttaaggggaaacatttaaatgtattggaatggcctattcaaagcctagacctcaatccagacttaaagattgctgtgcaccagcggaacccatccaacttggaacaggagctggaacagttttgccttgaagaatgtgcAAAAATCCCAGAGGCTAGATGTgcaaagcttatagagacataccccaagagacttgcagctgtaattgatgcaaaaggtggttctacaaagtattgactttgggggggtgaatacttatgcaccctcaagttttcagttttttgatttatttcttgtttgtttcacaataaaaaatattttgcatcttcaaagtggtaggcatgtttaAATCAAGTGATATAAattaaaatcaattttaattccaggttgtaaggcaacaaaataggaagaatgccaagggggtgaatactttcacaagccactgtacaaTATACAGGATAATACAGGATTTCTCTGGGGCACATTGTACTTCTACCACATGAAAAGCATCAGGAAATACTTTTCCAGAGATTCAAATAATGCAAATGTATTCCAGAACTTTTTACCCctattaattatattttttaaatagatgCTGAGCAGACAGATTCAGTATCAAAATCCATAGGACTTAAAGATCACATTTATTTTCAGATTTACAAGTTAAGTAACTTTCTTATACAAAACATCCTGCTTCAAAGATTAAAAAGTACTTACAAAGAGAACTTGGAGTCAAGCTGTGCTGGTACCTCCTGCTGGCCAAAGACTGTACAACAGCATACAGTGTAAAACATATAAGTTATTGTAGGTtattgtagttattgtgtattcAAGGCCTTCACAGCAGAAATTGGGTATATGATAAACCACGATTAAAATTAAATATGTTGGGCATAGTGGTTTTATGAAGCATCAGGGAACAGTAGTCAACAAAGCTTGAGAAATCCTCTGAATTCAGGTTTACAATGGGCTCACACAGTATCCCAGATCATTTCATGATGACATCTGTGATGTGGGCACCCTCTTTTTTTCACATTAGTTAATTTTCACCCTCACGTTATCATACGGAGAGTTTTCCTCCTCTTCATGTTGGGGTGTATCCGGCGGAAAAGCTCTCTTAGGTGGCTTGGGGACAGCGTAGTCGTCAACGTGAGGGTTGTATGGATACTCGTGGCCATTGGGGTCAACTATGGTGCCCATGATTTTCCatgcctgacctctgacctcctcGGGGTCATCGTAAACAGAGGTGGGGCAGTTAGGCTCCAAAGCTATAGCTGCAGCACAGCCCTCCGGTTCATCATAGATGTGCTCTGCCTTCGTGTATCTGACTTTAGTGCCCTCAGACCTACTTAGGCCTGATCGGATGGCCAACTCATCAATGCTGTCATAGAGGGGATCTGGAGCATCGTCCATCTGGCAGCCTGACCTCTCACAGCCTTGCGGCTCCACCCCCAGGGGGAGGTGGACACTAAGCAGCATGTCTGCCATCAGGTTCTTGGCAATGGTGTCAAAGGGGAGAGAGTAGTCTGAGTCCTTTGAGGAGTGGTTGGGTCCAGCGCTGAGGCTGAGGGAGGGCTTATCCTCCTGCTGCCTCCTCTCCAGAGGCATGTTGATCTCAGAGTAGGTCTGACTCTCGCTGTTCATCAGAGGGCAGCTGGAGATGTTCTTCACCTGGTTCTTGCAGGGAATGCCTCTGGTGTCCAGTGTCAGGCTCTTGACCCCGGTGAGGAGTTTCTCCATGGGGGGCTCCAATTTGGCCTGGGGGAGGTGTGGGGGAGACGATCCGTCCCTCTGCAGGGCTTCATTGACGGTGCTGTAAACACCCGGCTCCCCTGCTGGCAGGAGCCTGGGCCCAGGGTCCATCTCCTGGCCTCCTGAGGTCTGTCGGAAGGGTAGGCCTGCACTCCTCTGGAGGTTGATGGCTGACTCCAGTGCATGGAACAGCATGTTGCCCTGTTTGGTGTCAAACTCAAAGCTACCTTCGCCAGAGTCACATCTGCGACCCGCTTCAAAGGAAAATGTCACCTGTAAAGAAATTTGTGTGAGATTGCTTAAAACTTTCTTACATATAATTATCAGCTATTCACTCATAGGGAGAAACCTTGTTGTGCTTTATTTAAAGACTGTACTGTATTTGGGTTACCTTTCTTACACACTATTATAATTGTCCTcaactagggttgcaaaaatTGCCCAAAATTCCCAGAAGTCCCAGTAAGAAGATTGGTGAAATCAGGAGGGAAAAAGCGGGATATCCAGGAATCCCCCAACAAGGATTTCTTGAAAACCTTGGAatactgggaatgttaccggaATTTTACAACCCTATCCTCAACCATTCCAAGAGAGATTTGTTGAGATTTTAGATGTTGTTGTGATTACTGGGCTTTTGTAGTTGACAGTTGATGAGAAGGTCACCTTGTCCCGTCCGAACCTCCGGAGGTAGCGGTAGGGCCAGGTGAAAAGAACCTCTCCTGACTTGGGCTCTTTGAGGAGGAGGCTGTCGAAGTCTGTCCGTAGAACATAGGGGCCTCTCAGCTTGCAGCGCTCTGCTGCCTCCGTCCTCCTCACCACCACCCTGAACTCCTTCAATGCTGGGAaacagacaacagacagacaggatgtaacagacagacagtctgggaaacagacagacactctGCTCTAACTCAACGCAAACAGTATCACACTGACTCAAATTGCAGTGTCCTTATTACACATGGATTTTTACACCTAGTGATAAAAGTATGTAAACCCATATACAGTTTTTATAGTATTTCAAAAGTGATATTgcattgtgtttggttgtcaatgaaaccaaatatcaacatatgAAGGAGGTGTATCTTTTGCTTGAATAGTTCCacctgtgccactgacttagtctggctttactTCCAAtgtgtctacaaattaataattgatatgttcagtgatgtagtggtaaaaaaatTCACTGAACGCCAGTGCAGGGAAAAAAGTCACTCTTCCTatactttaaatgtatttttctgcAAATTGTGGGTAAACTtggcaaaacaaacaaaaaaagtaaaCTGTGCTTACTTGCATttgccctacactacactactggaTTTGTTGgatcacgtctccatctcaaacaaaaatctaagttaaagaataggactaaatcaaatcaagctttaaatgcactttaaatgaagtttgatttgatttagtcctattctttaacttacaTTCTTGGttgatggagatgtgaatccaacatacaaATGACTAGTTTATACAAACtgtccttcaaatgttgatatttggttgcgttgacatTATATACAAAGTTTGTCTATGTTGGaatttggttaccatgatgacattcagtgccttcagaaagtattcacaccccttgacccgTTGAGATCTTGTAtcactggcctatacacaataccccattatgtcaaagtggaattacatttaagacatttttacaaattaatacaaaattcaaaactgaaatgtcttgagtctgTAAGTATTCAAACTATTTGTTATGCCAAGTCTACATAGATTCAGGAATAAAAAGGTGTTTAGCAAGTCCCATAATACATTCGACTCACTCTGTGTGCGATAACAGtgcttaacatgatttttgaaagactacctcatctctgtacctcacacatacaattatctgtaagttccctcaatttgagcagtgaatttcaaacacagattcaaccacaaagaccagggaggttttccaatgccttgcaaagaaaggtacctattggtagatgagtaaaaaaataaataatcagacattgaatatttctttgagcatggtgaagttatgaattatactttggagggtgtatcaatacatccaggcactacaaatatacaggcatccttcctaactcagttgccagacaGGAAgtaaaccactcagggatttcaccatgaggccaatggtgactttaagacTGTTcgagagtttaatggttgtgataggagaaaactgacaatggattaacaacattgtagttactccacaatactaacctaaatgacagagtgaaaagaaggatgcctgaaattttttttatattgtttttataaacatgcatcctgtttgcaataaggcaataaagtcaaactgcaaaaaaatgtggcgaAGAAATTAGctctatgtcctgaatacaaagtgttatgtttggggcaaatccaacacaacacatcactgagtaccactcgtcatatttccaagcatggtggtggctgcatcatgttatgagtatgcttgtcatcagccaGGACTAGggatttttggggggggataaaagaaaacggaatagagctaagcaggaaaacctggttcagtctacattccaacagacactgggagacgatttcccctttcagcaggacagtaagctaaaacacaaggacaaatatacactggagttgcttagcaAGATAATTAGTGGcctaattacagttttgacttaattcggcttgaaaatctagacttgaaaatggctgtctagcaatgatcaacaaccaacttgacagaacttgaagaatttttagcaaatattgtacaatccaggtgtgcaaagctcttagagacttacccagaaagactcatcagctgtaatcgctgccaacggtgattctaacatgtattgtattgactcaggggtgtgaatacgtcTGTAAActacatttctgtatttcattttttatacgTTTGCAATTTGAAatgttctaaaaacatgttttcacattgtcattatggcgtattgtgtgttGATGGATGACAAAAAAATCactttaatcaattttgaattcagactctaacacaataaattgtggaataagtcaagggatatgaatactttctgaagacactacaATCCTGTTGTTGAAATTTCACTGTCAAAAAAAAGCTTACGTCGATTCATTTTTTCCACATAGATTCAACGTCACAATATgttgacaaattacgttgaaacaacattgattcaaccagtttgtgccgaGTGGGCAGTGTCCAAAAAATGGGTCtacattgaaggttgtgggtcttccagcaggacaacaaccccaaACACACATAAAAAGCAGCCAGAAATGTTTAAGAAGAAGTGTTCGACTGTTCTGGAGTGGCCAGCGAAGTGTCGAGATCTGAATCACATATAAAAGCTATAACGAgatctgaaaacagcagttggtggagggcatCCCTCAAATGttgaagaattagagcagtttGTTGTTAAGAAGTGGGGCAAATTGTCAGTATACGGTGCAGCAAGCTCATTGATGGCTACAATAAGTGTTTGTCTGCAGTTATCTTGGTCAAAGGCTGAACAACCAAGTACTAGCCCGGGAGTGGCAATAATTTTGTCCATGccatttgtctttattttctcaATCAAAAATGTAAACTTAAGTTTCCAGAAATGTAATTGGTTCTTCAATGTTGAAAATCTAATAACaggttttatttcatttttattttcattttttttagaAGAAATAGTGAATTATTTTAGAAAAGTGCAAGTGTGACAATATATTTGGCCGCAACTGTACAGTGCAGAGTTAAACAACACCAGACTCTCTGTCATGTCCTAGCATATTGTACTGCAGGCTAACTGATTTCCCCAAAAATTCCAGTTGTAAAGTGATCATTCCAGTGCTGGACCCCCTCCCCACTGCTACTGTGGTTCCCATGATGAACGAAACAAGCCAAGTTACAGTCGGTGCAATGAATATAAGCTATGGGGGAGAGCACTGCACTTTGTCAGTTGCTCTGTGGGAGGGAGATCAAATCCCAGTCACAGCCAGAGGCATATTACTCCTGTTTTCCATTCACTTGGATTACAGTCTTTATGAGAGAGAAAAGTGGAATGCATTCTCATTACCAATCCTAGACCTAcacagagccatgtatttagaatctaactttggcctgaatgccaagcgtcacatctgt
The genomic region above belongs to Oncorhynchus mykiss isolate Arlee chromosome 6, USDA_OmykA_1.1, whole genome shotgun sequence and contains:
- the dok2 gene encoding docking protein 2 isoform X2, with the protein product MEEDIRKKGMLYLQQHRFGKKWKKVWSILYRESTCSISRLEFFECKDGASTLEKSDKNLRKQQESKKVIKLSDCIRVSEVDMEGSPKDCGQFHVETADKLFVFAVEMVELDDWTQKLCEIAFPMNWGEKGGMKRNSMQRSKEDAAEMGMEDNSLYSRRDSALKEFRVVVRRTEAAERCKLRGPYVLRTDFDSLLLKEPKSGEVLFTWPYRYLRRFGRDKVTFSFEAGRRCDSGEGSFEFDTKQGNMLFHALESAINLQRSAGLPFRQTSGGQEMDPGPRLLPAGEPGVYSTVNEALQRDGSSPPHLPQAKLEPPMEKLLTGVKSLTLDTRGIPCKNQVKNISSCPLMNSESQTYSEINMPLERRQQEDKPSLSLSAGPNHSSKDSDYSLPFDTIAKNLMADMLLSVHLPLGVEPQGCERSGCQMDDAPDPLYDSIDELAIRSGLSRSEGTKVRYTKAEHIYDEPEGCAAAIALEPNCPTSVYDDPEEVRGQAWKIMGTIVDPNGHEYPYNPHVDDYAVPKPPKRAFPPDTPQHEEEENSPYDNVRVKIN
- the dok2 gene encoding docking protein 2 isoform X1; the encoded protein is MEEDIRKKGMLYLQQHRFGKKWKKVWSILYRESTCSISRLEFFECKDGASTLEKSDKNLRKQQESKKVIKLSDCIRVSEVDMEGSPKDCGQFHVETADKLFVFAVEMVELDDWTQKLCEIAFPMNWGEKGGMKRNSMQRSKEDAAEMGMEDNSLYSRRDSALKEFRVVVRRTEAAERCKLRGPYVLRTDFDSLLLKEPKSGEVLFTWPYRYLRRFGRDKVTFSSTVNYKSPVTFSFEAGRRCDSGEGSFEFDTKQGNMLFHALESAINLQRSAGLPFRQTSGGQEMDPGPRLLPAGEPGVYSTVNEALQRDGSSPPHLPQAKLEPPMEKLLTGVKSLTLDTRGIPCKNQVKNISSCPLMNSESQTYSEINMPLERRQQEDKPSLSLSAGPNHSSKDSDYSLPFDTIAKNLMADMLLSVHLPLGVEPQGCERSGCQMDDAPDPLYDSIDELAIRSGLSRSEGTKVRYTKAEHIYDEPEGCAAAIALEPNCPTSVYDDPEEVRGQAWKIMGTIVDPNGHEYPYNPHVDDYAVPKPPKRAFPPDTPQHEEEENSPYDNVRVKIN